One Populus nigra chromosome 16, ddPopNigr1.1, whole genome shotgun sequence genomic window, caaatactaaattattcATCAGCTTATATAATAGTAACTAATTAAGTATTGTTTATAAACACAGGGAATAAGTTATAATTGCCTCTATTCCACCTGTGGTGGGTTTTTCAGCTAAATAGTAAAAGTTTATGAGGTTAAAATCagaaatctaaaatttataggattatttataaaaaaaacaacaacaaaaatctcctccattttttaacccaaaaattattaattttgaacaaTCAAACTCTCCCATATCCCCAGCCAGTGaccaaagaaagaagaaaagatgcaGCAGAGTAGCAAGGACAGGGGcggaataaaaaatcatgtgatTTTTCAGAGTTTAGAGGGGCTAACTAAGGGGTGCAAGTTATTAAGATTAAACCATGGAtcttaacaaaaatttaaacttagaGGTGCCGTGGTACCTACAACTCATATGTTGTAGGTCCGCCCTAAACAGGGAGGGCTTTTTTTAGTGTTCATGTAGAGTTGTAGACTATTATTATTTCTTCGttcctttttatcattttcctgCTTTGGCCTAAGCTTTTGCTTGGGTTTTTTGTACTCTCCCTCCTTGCATGCTTTTGTTAGTATTATCCTTCGAACTGTTGAAAAAAACcacaataagaagaagaaaactggAAAAGCAGGCAAGATATTTGGGTTTTTACTAGCTTTGATGACTTTTGATGTTACCAGCTATCATCTTAGAAGACCgaatttttccttcttttgtaTGCATGTGAACATGTAGCAGCCGTCGATCAAATGGATTGGCAGTCCTTGTGCATCAATTTCTCAcattatatgttttgatttttaacaaACTCAATTTAGTGTTATCTGACGTTTTGGATTCGGTACAGAGTCAGCAGAATCACTTGACTAAGGTGGATAGTATTTTTATCAGATTTAACCAGATACATATTAAAACCAACCAACACAGTTCTGGGTCTGAGGAGAGCGAAGGATTTCTCGTTTCATCAACTAATTTCACACTCAACCCAACATTTCTGGGTCTGAGGCATATTTATTGATCAAAGCCAAAGCATTGCTAGTCAACTGTGCTATATTCACAATCCTTCCCCTAACAGCAGTCTTCAAATTCCCATTCATGGCATTTCCTGCGAACCCATCACTACACGTGCTCTCATCAGTCAAAGCAGCACTAACCCAAGTTTGTACGTCATCAATCATCGACTGAAAGTTGGACTGTCTAGCATGACTCATCTCATCCATGGATTTTCCAAGCTCGTTCACCGCGTCACTCAACTCCTCTACACAATCTTTCATGGCGGACACCTCCCTAGGCTTCATGCCATGGGTTTGAGAGAGCGTCGATATCATGGTTGAAGTTGATTTAGCTGATGACAGTGTCAAGTTAAGGGCTGCATTGGCTAGGAGCTTAGGGCTTGTCTGGATCGTGCTTGAATGGATAGAGAGGGAAGTATAGCAAAGTCTTGGATAAGTTGTTGTACTCCAAGATGTTCTTATGAATTCTGTGCTGGATTTTGGGGTGACTCTAGCAGCTGAGCTAGAGTTTAAGTATGAACTAATGGCAATAAGAAGTAGAAGGAATTCAGCTAAAGAATTGGAGGATAAAGCTGCCATAGCTAACTTCTCTTTATCTGTTTCTCAAGAAGGAGTTACTTGGATATTGATGATGAAAACAGGGAAGGAAGCTTCTCAATTTATAGCACTACAAAGGTAGTTTATGGGGGTGAGCatggaatttaaaattaaattagcatTTGATTAATAGgatattttatatggtttttatttgaatcttcATAGAAATATATTTTGGTTGCATATGAACAACTTGAAGTAGTTCACagaataccttttttttttatatgaaggaCAAAAGCTTTATGATTCTGCTTCTTTAAGACACcaatttcaagatttttctaCAGTGATTTGACTATTATTGAACAACATTATTTAGTTAGTGCATTCATTTCTTGCATAGGTATAGAATTTACCTTTAAGATTACCTACTCTCTAAGGATGTAGCTGCGAAAGCTGCAGCTTTAATTTCTCTGCTGAATAGCATAGGGTTAAGGCTAGCTAACTGATCCAGTGAGTGAATAAGCAAAGAATTGTGCTAAGTTTTTTTCCCATGaaacaaaacctaaaacttGTAACTTCAGGCAAGGTATTTGTTATAAACAGTGATCGTAGAATCAACTGTCAAATTATACAAAATCTATCACTAATTATAATTAGAAGGAAAAATTGCAACTGTCAGTGGAACGTCCACTCTCAACCTAGAAGACATAACGCAGAGA contains:
- the LOC133675573 gene encoding 21 kDa protein-like; the encoded protein is MAALSSNSLAEFLLLLIAISSYLNSSSAARVTPKSSTEFIRTSWSTTTYPRLCYTSLSIHSSTIQTSPKLLANAALNLTLSSAKSTSTMISTLSQTHGMKPREVSAMKDCVEELSDAVNELGKSMDEMSHARQSNFQSMIDDVQTWVSAALTDESTCSDGFAGNAMNGNLKTAVRGRIVNIAQLTSNALALINKYASDPEMLG